A genome region from Labilibaculum antarcticum includes the following:
- a CDS encoding SAM-dependent methyltransferase, translating into MWYITIVEKGLIPDSLIRIKIRGLLKQRLQNERKQFNINKLVDELKESPIAINTNAANEQHYELPAGFFEKVLGRYLKYSCGFWDESTNDLDEAEKTMLEKTIERAEIQDGHDILELGCGWGSLSLYMAQKFSNSSITAVSNSHSQREYIQAKALDIGITNLHIITADMNNFNINEKFDRVISVEMFEHMRNYQELLHRINGFLKLTGKLFVHVFSHKELTYKFEIQDSSDWMSKYFFTGGIMPGEDLFSHFQEHLTIEKRWHMNGTHYQKTAEAWLQKMDEQKTEIMPIFEETYGTNQSTRWGVYWRIFFMACAELWGYRRGEEWSISHYLFSKRNPN; encoded by the coding sequence ATGTGGTATATAACTATTGTTGAAAAGGGCTTAATTCCCGATTCACTCATCAGAATAAAAATAAGAGGATTGTTAAAGCAACGACTGCAAAACGAGAGAAAACAATTCAATATCAACAAATTAGTTGATGAATTAAAAGAGAGTCCGATCGCGATCAATACCAATGCAGCCAACGAGCAACATTATGAATTGCCTGCAGGCTTTTTCGAGAAAGTTCTGGGACGATATTTAAAATATTCCTGTGGATTTTGGGACGAGAGCACAAACGATTTGGATGAAGCTGAGAAAACAATGCTTGAAAAGACAATTGAACGAGCTGAAATTCAAGATGGGCATGACATTCTCGAATTGGGATGTGGCTGGGGATCCCTTAGCTTGTATATGGCGCAAAAATTTTCCAATTCGAGCATTACAGCGGTTTCCAATTCTCATTCTCAACGAGAATACATACAGGCCAAAGCACTCGACATTGGAATTACCAACTTACACATCATTACTGCTGACATGAATAATTTCAACATAAATGAAAAATTTGACAGAGTTATTTCGGTGGAAATGTTTGAGCACATGAGAAATTACCAAGAACTTCTGCATCGAATTAATGGATTTTTAAAGCTAACCGGTAAACTTTTTGTTCACGTCTTCTCGCACAAAGAATTGACATACAAATTTGAAATTCAGGATTCGAGCGATTGGATGTCAAAATATTTTTTCACGGGAGGAATCATGCCCGGAGAAGATCTCTTTTCGCACTTTCAAGAGCATTTAACCATTGAAAAAAGATGGCATATGAACGGAACTCATTATCAGAAAACAGCAGAAGCATGGTTGCAAAAAATGGATGAACAAAAAACTGAAATCATGCCAATATTCGAAGAGACTTACGGTACCAATCAGTCAACCCGCTGGGGGGTTTATTGGAGGATCTTTTTTATGGCTTGCGCCGAATTATGGGGATATCGTCGAGGTGAAGAATGGAGCATAAGCCATTATCTGTTCAGCAAAAGAAATCCCAATTAA
- a CDS encoding acyl-CoA desaturase, whose protein sequence is MLIIIFIIAHWYASLFFQTVFLHRYAAHSMFEMNRFWERTFFVGAWISQGTSYLNPFAYAYMHRMHHMHTDQIQDPHSPHHSSNIVKFMLNTYRYYSLVKNREITLQDGIDVNIPRWIAFEKISESWISRLLWAGVYIVIYLLFAPNIYWLALLPIHFFMSPIHGAIINWFSHKIGYRNYKQDNDSTNLFPIEILLGGEALHNNHHAKPWRANFASKWYEFDPSFLAMKLLHSFKIIKLNPNSLNK, encoded by the coding sequence ATGCTAATTATCATATTTATAATCGCTCATTGGTACGCTAGTTTGTTCTTTCAGACTGTTTTCCTGCATCGTTATGCAGCTCATTCCATGTTTGAAATGAACAGATTCTGGGAACGGACTTTCTTCGTTGGAGCATGGATTTCTCAAGGCACTTCTTATCTAAATCCGTTTGCCTATGCTTATATGCACCGAATGCATCACATGCACACGGACCAAATACAAGATCCGCATTCCCCTCATCATTCGTCCAACATTGTCAAATTTATGCTGAACACCTATCGCTACTATTCATTGGTGAAGAATAGAGAGATAACGCTTCAAGATGGTATAGATGTGAACATACCAAGATGGATCGCTTTTGAGAAAATTTCAGAATCTTGGATTTCAAGACTTTTATGGGCTGGTGTCTACATCGTAATCTACTTGCTTTTTGCACCAAATATATATTGGCTCGCTTTGCTGCCAATCCATTTTTTCATGAGTCCTATACATGGAGCCATCATCAACTGGTTCTCTCATAAAATTGGGTATCGAAATTACAAACAGGATAACGATTCAACAAATCTATTCCCTATCGAAATTCTCTTGGGAGGAGAAGCCCTGCACAATAACCATCATGCAAAACCCTGGAGAGCTAATTTTGCCAGTAAATGGTATGAATTCGACCCCTCCTTTTTGGCTATGAAGCTATTGCATTCATTTAAAATCATAAAATTAAACCCGAATTCATTAAACAAATAA
- a CDS encoding L-threonylcarbamoyladenylate synthase yields the protein MLLKLYPDNPNHREFRQIVDILKNGGIIIYPTDTVYAIGCDINNTKAVQRIAKLKGTTADKGNFSLICNNLSTLSEYAKVDNTTFKMMKKNLPGAFTFILQASSNVPKLFKSKKKTVGIRVPNHFIPLRIVEELGNPILTTSIHDPDEVVEYTTDPELINEKYNKQVDLIIDGGYGNNTASTIVDCSTDSFEIIRPGIGELIL from the coding sequence ATGCTTTTGAAACTGTACCCTGACAACCCCAACCATCGGGAATTTAGGCAGATAGTAGACATTTTGAAGAATGGCGGCATTATCATATACCCAACCGATACCGTTTATGCGATAGGCTGTGATATTAACAATACCAAAGCCGTACAGAGAATTGCAAAATTAAAAGGAACCACTGCCGATAAAGGAAATTTCTCTCTAATTTGCAACAACCTAAGCACTTTATCCGAATATGCTAAAGTAGATAACACGACCTTTAAAATGATGAAGAAAAACCTACCCGGAGCCTTCACATTTATTCTACAAGCCAGTAGTAATGTTCCCAAATTATTTAAAAGCAAAAAGAAAACTGTTGGAATTCGTGTTCCTAATCACTTTATCCCATTACGTATAGTTGAAGAATTGGGCAATCCGATACTAACAACCTCTATTCATGATCCGGATGAAGTTGTTGAATACACCACTGATCCTGAATTAATTAACGAGAAATACAACAAACAAGTTGATCTTATTATTGATGGGGGTTACGGCAATAATACAGCTTCAACAATTGTAGATTGCTCCACTGATTCATTTGAAATCATCCGACCAGGAATTGGTGAATTAATTTTATAA
- the fsa gene encoding fructose-6-phosphate aldolase: MKFFIDTANLDQIKEAQDLGILDGVTTNPSLMAKEGIKGEGNIKKHYVDICEIVDGDVSAEVIATDFEGMISEGMELAALHPQIVVKVPCTKDGIKAIKYLSLQDIRTNCTLIFSVGQALLAAKAGATYVSPFVGRLDDICADGIDLIRQIVDMNSYYGFETQVLAASVRHTMHMVQCIEAGADVTTSPLSAITGLLNHPLTDKGLAQFLADYNKLNG; encoded by the coding sequence ATGAAGTTTTTTATCGACACAGCAAATCTTGATCAGATTAAAGAAGCCCAGGATTTAGGAATCCTTGACGGCGTTACCACAAATCCATCCCTTATGGCTAAGGAGGGGATTAAAGGAGAAGGAAACATCAAAAAGCACTATGTTGATATTTGCGAAATTGTAGATGGCGATGTAAGTGCTGAGGTTATTGCAACCGATTTTGAAGGAATGATTTCTGAAGGCATGGAATTAGCCGCTCTTCATCCACAAATTGTTGTTAAGGTTCCATGTACTAAAGATGGTATTAAAGCAATAAAATATCTTAGTTTACAAGATATCAGAACAAATTGCACGTTAATTTTCTCGGTTGGTCAAGCATTATTGGCGGCTAAAGCAGGTGCAACATACGTATCTCCTTTTGTTGGTCGTTTAGATGATATTTGTGCTGATGGAATTGACTTAATTCGTCAAATTGTAGACATGAACAGTTATTATGGTTTCGAAACTCAGGTTCTAGCTGCATCTGTTCGTCATACCATGCATATGGTACAATGTATCGAAGCTGGTGCCGACGTCACCACAAGCCCTCTTAGCGCCATTACAGGCCTATTAAATCACCCTTTAACAGATAAAGGATTAGCACAATTCCTTGCTGATTACAACAAATTAAATGGTTGA
- a CDS encoding DUF4199 domain-containing protein, which translates to MQIFKNSLLRHTFLFGALVGGVLICAALVVYAKGLSVNFDPNLRSINLFLIVTGIFFGVKKYRDDELDGVISYGKAFTTGVLIIGFASLFYSIFIYILTRYFDSSIIAEAIVFLEKGLHEMGYQQKDIDLLMGIYKEMTPGLFAFGQWFSKALSGLLFSFILAFFFRQSRNLLNKNSVDKFNESNNQ; encoded by the coding sequence ATGCAGATTTTTAAAAATTCATTACTTAGACATACTTTCTTATTTGGGGCACTGGTAGGGGGAGTTCTAATTTGCGCAGCTTTGGTTGTATATGCAAAAGGCCTATCAGTTAATTTTGATCCCAATCTTCGTTCTATAAACCTATTTCTAATAGTAACAGGTATTTTTTTCGGGGTTAAAAAATATCGCGACGATGAATTGGATGGTGTAATTAGCTATGGAAAAGCATTTACGACTGGCGTTCTTATAATTGGATTTGCATCCCTATTTTATTCAATCTTTATTTATATTTTAACGAGATATTTTGATTCATCTATTATAGCAGAAGCAATTGTCTTTTTAGAGAAAGGATTGCATGAAATGGGTTATCAGCAAAAGGATATTGATTTGTTAATGGGGATTTATAAAGAAATGACTCCGGGGCTGTTTGCTTTTGGACAATGGTTCAGCAAAGCATTATCGGGTTTATTATTTTCTTTTATTTTGGCTTTTTTCTTTCGTCAGAGCAGAAATTTGCTGAATAAGAAC